In Serratia sp. FDAARGOS_506, a genomic segment contains:
- a CDS encoding VOC family protein, whose protein sequence is MLALRQVHHIAIIGADYAASKRFYCDILGFTLLSEVYREERDSWKADLALNGQYTLELFSFPSPPARVSRPEACGLRHLAFSVDDIDQAIVHLQTVGVACEPVRVDPYTQSRFTFFSDPDGLPLELYES, encoded by the coding sequence ATGCTGGCGTTACGTCAGGTACACCATATCGCGATCATTGGCGCGGACTACGCCGCCAGCAAGCGTTTTTACTGCGACATTCTCGGATTTACCCTGCTGAGTGAAGTCTACCGCGAGGAGCGCGACTCCTGGAAAGCGGATCTGGCGCTCAACGGGCAATACACCCTCGAGCTGTTCTCTTTCCCTTCGCCGCCGGCCCGCGTCAGCCGCCCGGAGGCCTGCGGCCTGCGCCATCTGGCGTTCAGCGTCGACGATATCGACCAGGCCATCGTTCATCTACAGACGGTCGGCGTCGCCTGCGAACCGGTACGCGTCGATCCTTATACTCAATCCCGCTTTACCTTTTTCAGCGATCCCGATGGTTTACCGTTAGAATTATACGAGAGTTAA
- the accA gene encoding acetyl-CoA carboxylase carboxyl transferase subunit alpha yields the protein MSLNFLDFEQPIAELEAKIDSLTAVSRQDEKLDINLDEEVQRLREKSVELTRKIFADLGAWQIAQLARHPRRPYTLDYIKHIFTDFEELAGDRAYADDKAIVGGIARLDGRPVMIIGHQKGRETKEKIRRNFGMPAPEGYRKALRLMEMAARFKMPIITFIDTPGAYPGVGAEERGQSEAIARNLREMSRLNVPVICTVIGEGGSGGALAIGVGDKVNMLQYSTYSVISPEGCASILWKSADKAPLAAEAMGITAPRLKELKLIDSVIPEPLGSAHRDVPAMAAALKAQLLADLKDLDGLNDEELLNRRYQRLMNYGYC from the coding sequence ATGAGTCTGAATTTTCTTGATTTTGAACAGCCGATTGCAGAGCTGGAAGCGAAAATTGACTCGCTGACTGCAGTCAGCCGTCAAGACGAAAAATTAGATATTAATCTGGACGAAGAGGTTCAGCGCCTGCGTGAAAAGAGCGTTGAGCTGACGCGCAAGATTTTTGCCGATCTTGGGGCCTGGCAGATTGCCCAATTGGCACGCCACCCGCGCCGTCCTTATACCCTGGATTATATCAAACACATCTTTACCGACTTCGAAGAGTTGGCGGGCGATCGCGCTTACGCCGACGACAAAGCGATCGTCGGTGGTATTGCGCGCCTGGATGGCCGCCCGGTGATGATCATCGGGCACCAGAAAGGTCGTGAAACCAAAGAGAAGATCCGCCGTAACTTCGGCATGCCGGCGCCGGAAGGCTACCGCAAGGCTTTGCGCCTGATGGAAATGGCCGCGCGCTTCAAGATGCCGATCATCACCTTTATCGATACCCCAGGCGCGTATCCGGGCGTGGGCGCGGAAGAGCGCGGCCAGTCCGAAGCCATCGCGCGTAACCTGCGTGAGATGTCGCGTCTGAACGTACCGGTCATCTGCACCGTCATCGGCGAAGGCGGCTCCGGCGGCGCGCTGGCGATCGGCGTGGGCGATAAGGTGAACATGCTGCAGTACAGCACCTACTCGGTGATTTCGCCGGAAGGCTGTGCTTCCATCCTGTGGAAGAGCGCCGACAAGGCGCCGCTGGCCGCAGAAGCGATGGGCATTACCGCGCCGCGCTTGAAAGAGCTGAAGCTGATCGACTCGGTGATCCCGGAGCCGCTGGGTTCCGCCCACCGCGACGTGCCGGCGATGGCGGCCGCGCTGAAAGCGCAGCTGCTGGCCGATCTGAAAGATCTGGACGGTCTGAACGACGAAGAGTTGCTCAACCGCCGCTATCAGCGTCTGATGAACTACGGCTACTGCTGA
- the dnaE gene encoding DNA polymerase III subunit alpha: MAEPRFIHLRVHSDYSMIDGLAKTAPLVKRAAALAMPALAITDFTNLCGLVKFYGSAHGAGIKPIIGADFHVQSEELGDELAQLTVLASNNEGYQNLTLLISRAYQRGYGAAGPIIDRDWLIEHREGLILLSGARQGDVGKFLLRGNQAQVDQCLDFYQQHFPDCYYLELIRTGRPDEENYLHAAVALATERGLPVVATNDVRFLVEDDFDAHEIRVAIHDGFTLDDPKRPRNYSPQQYMRSEDEMCELFADIPEALLNSVEIAKRCNVTIRLGEYFLPQFPTGDMSTEDFLVLKSKEGLEERLEFLFPDPEVRAQRRPEYDERLDVELKVINQMGFPGYFLIVMEFIQWSKDNNVPVGPGRGSGAGSLVAYALKITDLDPLEFDLLFERFLNPERVSMPDFDVDFCMEKRDQVIEHVAEMYGREAVSQIITFGTMAAKAVIRDVGRVLGHPYGFVDRISKLVPPDPGMTLEKAFAAEPQLPEIYEADEEVKALIDMARKLEGVTRNAGKHAGGVVIAPTKITDFAPLYCDAEGNHPVTQFDKNDVEYAGLVKFDFLGLRTLTIIDWALEMINARRAKTGLEPIDIAAIPLDDKKSFDMLQRSETTAVFQLESRGMKDLIKRLKPDCFEDMIALVALFRPGPLQSGMVDNFIDRKHGREEISYPDIQWQHESLKPVLEPTYGIILYQEQVMQIAQVLAGYTLGGADMLRRAMGKKNPVEMAKQRGGFEDGAKARGIDGELSVKIFDLVEKFAGYGFNKSHSAAYALVSYQTLWLKAHYPAEFMAAVMTADMDNTDKVVGLVDECWRMGLKILPPDINSGLYHFHVNDDGEIVYGIGAIKGVGEGPIEAIIEARNSGEQGYFKDLFDLCARSDIKKLNRRILEKLIMSGAFDRLGPHRAALMNSLGDALKAADQHAKAEAIGQVDMFGVLAEAPEQVEQSYANIAPWPEQVVLDGERETLGLYLTGHPITQYLKEIERYAGGQRLKDMHPTDRGKMTTAVGLVVAARVMVTKRGNRIGICTLDDRSGRLEVMLFTEALEKYQHLLEKDRILIASGQVSFDDFSGGLKMMAREVMDISEAREKYARGLAISLTDRQIDDQLLNRLRQSLEPHRSGTIPVHLYYQREDARAKLRFGATWRVTPTDRLLIDLRTLVGNEQVDLEFD, translated from the coding sequence ATGGCCGAACCTCGTTTTATTCACCTGCGCGTCCACAGTGACTACTCCATGATTGATGGATTGGCCAAGACGGCGCCGCTGGTGAAAAGAGCCGCCGCGTTAGCCATGCCTGCTCTGGCAATCACCGATTTCACCAACCTGTGCGGGTTGGTGAAGTTCTACGGCAGCGCGCACGGCGCCGGGATCAAACCGATCATCGGCGCGGATTTCCATGTGCAAAGCGAAGAACTGGGCGACGAACTGGCTCAGTTGACGGTGCTGGCCAGCAACAACGAAGGCTACCAGAACTTGACGCTGCTGATTTCCCGCGCCTATCAGCGTGGTTACGGCGCCGCCGGCCCGATCATCGATCGCGACTGGCTGATTGAGCATCGTGAAGGGCTGATTCTGCTCTCAGGCGCGCGTCAGGGCGACGTCGGCAAGTTTTTGCTGCGCGGCAACCAGGCGCAGGTGGATCAGTGCCTGGACTTCTACCAGCAGCACTTCCCGGACTGTTACTATCTGGAACTGATCCGCACCGGTCGCCCGGACGAAGAGAACTACCTGCATGCGGCGGTGGCGTTGGCCACCGAGCGCGGTTTGCCGGTGGTGGCCACCAACGATGTACGCTTCCTGGTGGAAGACGACTTCGATGCCCATGAGATTCGCGTCGCCATTCACGACGGCTTTACGCTGGACGATCCCAAGCGGCCGCGCAACTATAGCCCGCAACAATATATGCGCAGCGAAGACGAGATGTGCGAGCTGTTCGCCGACATCCCGGAAGCGCTGCTGAACAGCGTCGAGATCGCCAAGCGCTGTAACGTCACCATTCGCCTCGGCGAATACTTCCTGCCGCAGTTCCCGACCGGCGACATGAGCACCGAGGACTTCCTGGTACTCAAGTCGAAAGAGGGGCTGGAAGAGCGTCTCGAGTTCCTGTTCCCCGATCCTGAAGTGCGCGCGCAGCGCCGCCCGGAATACGACGAGCGTCTGGACGTCGAGCTGAAGGTGATCAACCAGATGGGGTTCCCCGGCTACTTCCTGATCGTGATGGAGTTTATCCAGTGGTCGAAGGACAACAACGTGCCGGTTGGCCCAGGGCGTGGCTCCGGCGCAGGTTCGCTGGTGGCCTATGCGTTGAAAATCACCGACCTCGATCCGCTGGAGTTCGACCTGCTGTTCGAACGCTTCCTGAACCCGGAGCGTGTCTCGATGCCCGACTTCGACGTCGACTTCTGCATGGAGAAGCGCGACCAGGTGATCGAGCACGTGGCGGAGATGTACGGCCGCGAAGCGGTATCGCAGATCATCACCTTCGGCACCATGGCCGCGAAAGCGGTTATCCGCGACGTGGGCCGGGTGCTTGGGCATCCGTACGGCTTCGTCGATCGCATTTCCAAGCTGGTGCCGCCGGATCCGGGCATGACGCTGGAAAAAGCCTTCGCCGCCGAACCGCAGCTGCCGGAAATTTACGAGGCCGACGAAGAGGTTAAGGCGCTGATCGACATGGCGCGCAAGCTGGAAGGGGTGACGCGCAACGCCGGTAAACACGCCGGGGGCGTCGTGATTGCACCGACCAAGATCACCGACTTCGCGCCGCTGTACTGCGATGCCGAAGGGAACCACCCGGTGACCCAGTTCGACAAGAACGACGTGGAATACGCCGGGCTGGTGAAGTTCGACTTCCTCGGTCTGCGCACCCTGACCATCATCGACTGGGCGCTGGAGATGATCAACGCCCGGCGCGCCAAGACCGGGCTGGAACCGATCGACATCGCCGCCATCCCGCTCGATGACAAGAAAAGCTTCGACATGCTGCAGCGTTCGGAAACCACGGCGGTGTTCCAGCTTGAATCGCGCGGCATGAAAGATTTGATCAAACGTCTGAAGCCCGACTGCTTCGAAGATATGATCGCACTGGTAGCGTTGTTCCGTCCGGGGCCGCTGCAGTCGGGCATGGTGGATAACTTCATCGACCGTAAGCACGGCCGCGAAGAGATCTCCTACCCGGATATCCAGTGGCAGCACGAGTCGCTTAAGCCGGTGCTGGAACCGACCTACGGCATCATCCTGTATCAGGAACAGGTCATGCAGATAGCCCAGGTGTTGGCGGGCTATACGCTGGGCGGCGCGGACATGCTGCGCCGTGCGATGGGTAAAAAGAACCCGGTCGAAATGGCCAAGCAGCGCGGCGGCTTCGAAGACGGCGCCAAAGCGCGCGGCATCGACGGCGAACTGTCGGTGAAAATCTTCGACCTGGTGGAGAAGTTCGCCGGTTACGGCTTCAACAAATCGCACTCCGCCGCCTATGCGCTGGTGTCGTATCAGACGCTGTGGCTGAAGGCGCACTACCCGGCCGAGTTTATGGCCGCGGTTATGACCGCCGATATGGACAACACCGATAAAGTGGTGGGTCTGGTGGACGAATGCTGGCGCATGGGGCTGAAGATCCTGCCGCCGGACATCAACAGCGGCCTGTATCACTTCCACGTCAACGACGACGGCGAGATTGTTTACGGCATCGGCGCCATCAAGGGCGTGGGGGAAGGGCCGATCGAAGCCATCATCGAGGCGCGCAACAGCGGCGAACAAGGCTACTTCAAAGACCTGTTTGACCTGTGTGCGCGCTCCGACATCAAGAAACTGAACCGCCGCATTCTGGAAAAGCTGATCATGTCCGGGGCGTTCGATCGCCTTGGGCCACACCGCGCCGCGCTGATGAATTCGCTCGGCGACGCGTTGAAAGCGGCGGATCAGCATGCAAAAGCCGAAGCGATCGGCCAGGTGGATATGTTTGGCGTGCTGGCGGAAGCGCCGGAGCAGGTGGAGCAATCCTACGCCAATATCGCCCCCTGGCCGGAGCAGGTGGTGCTGGACGGTGAGCGGGAGACGCTGGGGCTGTATCTGACCGGCCACCCGATCACCCAGTACCTGAAGGAGATCGAACGTTACGCCGGTGGCCAGCGTTTGAAAGACATGCACCCGACGGATCGGGGCAAAATGACCACCGCCGTCGGGCTGGTGGTCGCCGCGCGGGTGATGGTGACCAAGCGCGGCAACCGCATCGGCATCTGTACATTGGATGACCGTTCGGGCCGTCTGGAAGTGATGTTATTCACCGAAGCGTTAGAAAAATACCAGCATTTGTTGGAAAAAGACCGTATCCTTATCGCCAGTGGACAGGTCAGCTTTGATGACTTTAGCGGCGGGCTTAAAATGATGGCCCGCGAGGTAATGGACATCAGTGAAGCCCGGGAAAAATACGCTCGCGGGCTTGCTATCTCGCTGACTGACAGGCAAATTGATGACCAGCTTTTGAACCGTCTCCGTCAGTCGTTGGAACCCCATCGATCGGGGACGATTCCAGTGCATCTCTACTATCAACGGGAAGATGCGCGAGCCAAGCTGCGTTTTGGCGCAACCTGGCGCGTGACGCCCACCGACCGCTTGTTGATCGACTTGCGGACGTTGGTAGGCAATGAGCAGGTGGACTTGGAATTTGACTAA
- the cadC gene encoding lysine decarboxylation/transport transcriptional activator CadC, giving the protein MQEPAFRVGEWLVTPADNTISRDGRQKTLEPRLIDMLCYFARHPDVVLSRDELIDNVWKRNIVTNHVVTQCISELRKYLKDGDSDSPEYIITVPKRGYKLATSVIWCEEGERQPAPAPAPQIAVIMHEPEDGSEEDETPYVPPRRASTPPAAPGEKKPRFYRRSTFWVWLAFLAALSVCVAFVGIATLSQRVPVSTMPVLLNPRDIDIRIQGGESCSNWMPQLSYVVGVSELITDSLNTYSTFLVHDQTNYNYSGPSNSGKSLYIEFVNQRHYRAQQCFLSVRLVDNADSSVMLDKRYFITADNQLKIQTDFLSSLSAALKQPWPPQLEQRLAQLLPDNGPLLQRFYQAHQLLIHGDADSLTRASAQLSELIKSAPNFHYLLAEKALVDLLRNSYQPFDSHTLAQLRADISHLATIPELKNTPIMQQVLAVDALTQGRIDEAHRAIDLGIELQMSWLNYVLLGKVYEMQGQNHLAADSYITAFNLRPGEDTLHWITNGVFQTSLTNVVPYLNNYQRQ; this is encoded by the coding sequence ATGCAAGAGCCTGCTTTTCGCGTCGGGGAGTGGCTGGTTACCCCTGCCGACAACACCATCAGCCGCGACGGACGCCAAAAAACGCTGGAACCGCGCCTGATCGACATGCTGTGCTATTTCGCCCGGCATCCCGACGTGGTGCTGAGCCGCGACGAGCTGATCGACAACGTCTGGAAGCGCAATATCGTCACCAACCACGTGGTGACCCAATGTATTTCAGAGCTGCGCAAATACCTGAAAGACGGCGACAGCGACAGCCCGGAATACATTATCACCGTACCCAAGCGTGGATATAAGCTGGCGACGTCGGTGATCTGGTGTGAAGAGGGGGAGAGGCAGCCCGCTCCTGCGCCGGCGCCGCAGATCGCGGTGATCATGCATGAGCCGGAAGACGGCAGCGAGGAAGACGAGACGCCATATGTGCCGCCGCGCCGGGCAAGTACACCGCCTGCCGCGCCCGGCGAAAAGAAGCCGCGTTTTTATCGCCGCTCGACCTTTTGGGTATGGCTGGCGTTTCTGGCGGCGCTCAGCGTCTGCGTGGCGTTTGTCGGCATCGCCACGCTGTCGCAGCGCGTGCCGGTATCCACCATGCCGGTACTGCTCAACCCGCGCGATATCGATATTCGTATCCAGGGCGGCGAGAGCTGCAGCAACTGGATGCCGCAGCTCTCTTATGTAGTGGGCGTCAGCGAACTGATCACCGATTCGCTGAACACCTACTCGACCTTCCTGGTGCACGACCAGACCAATTACAACTATTCCGGCCCCAGCAACTCGGGCAAATCGCTGTATATCGAGTTCGTCAATCAGCGCCACTACCGCGCCCAGCAGTGTTTCCTGTCCGTGCGGCTGGTGGATAACGCCGACAGCTCAGTCATGCTGGACAAGCGTTACTTCATCACCGCCGATAACCAGCTGAAGATCCAAACCGACTTTCTCTCCAGCCTGTCCGCTGCGCTGAAGCAGCCTTGGCCGCCGCAGCTGGAGCAGAGGCTGGCGCAACTGCTGCCTGACAACGGGCCGTTGCTGCAGCGTTTCTACCAGGCGCATCAGTTGCTGATCCACGGTGACGCCGATTCGTTGACCCGCGCCAGCGCCCAGCTGAGCGAGCTGATTAAAAGCGCGCCGAACTTCCACTACCTGCTGGCGGAAAAAGCGCTGGTGGACCTGCTGCGCAATTCTTATCAACCGTTCGACAGCCATACATTGGCGCAACTGCGCGCCGATATCAGCCATCTGGCGACGATCCCTGAATTGAAAAACACGCCGATCATGCAGCAAGTTCTGGCGGTAGATGCATTGACGCAGGGGCGCATTGACGAGGCGCACCGGGCGATCGACCTGGGGATTGAATTGCAAATGTCGTGGCTGAATTATGTGCTGCTGGGCAAGGTGTATGAAATGCAGGGGCAGAACCATTTGGCGGCGGATTCTTATATTACCGCATTCAATCTTCGCCCCGGCGAAGACACATTGCATTGGATCACCAATGGCGTATTCCAGACGTCATTGACCAACGTAGTGCCTTATTTAAATAACTATCAGCGCCAATAA
- the cadB gene encoding cadaverine/lysine antiporter — MASPKKIGLIACTGVVAGNMMGSGIALLPANLASLGSIAIWGWVISIIGAMSLAYVYARLATKNPQQGGPIAYAGEISPAFGFQTGVLYYHANWIGNLAIGITAVSYLSTFFPALNNPVPAGIACIAIVWVFTFVNMLGGTWVSRLTTLGLVLVLIPVIVTATIGWHWFDAATYQANWNTSGTTDSHAVIKSILLCLWAFIGVESAAVSTGMVKNPKRTVPLATMLGTGLAGIIYIAATQVISGMFPASEMAASGAPFAISASAIMGNWAAPMVSAFTAFACLTSLGSWMMLVGQAGVRAANDGNFPKVYGELDKNGIPKKGLLLASCKMTALMVLITLMSSAGGKASDLFGELTGIAVLLTMLPYFYSCVDLIRFEGVNVRNLLSLIASVCGCGFCFIALMGANSFELSGTFIISLIILMFYARKMNTRQAANAAAVDENTTAKAH; from the coding sequence ATGGCTTCACCCAAGAAAATAGGGCTTATTGCCTGCACCGGCGTCGTCGCCGGTAATATGATGGGGAGCGGGATTGCCTTATTGCCCGCCAACCTGGCGAGTCTCGGATCTATCGCCATCTGGGGATGGGTGATCTCGATTATCGGGGCGATGTCGCTGGCCTATGTGTATGCCCGCCTCGCCACCAAAAACCCGCAGCAGGGCGGCCCTATCGCCTATGCCGGTGAAATTTCCCCGGCTTTCGGTTTCCAGACTGGCGTGCTTTATTACCATGCCAACTGGATCGGTAACCTGGCCATCGGCATTACCGCCGTTTCTTATCTCTCTACCTTCTTCCCGGCGCTGAACAACCCGGTACCTGCCGGCATCGCCTGTATCGCCATCGTGTGGGTCTTCACCTTCGTGAACATGCTGGGCGGGACCTGGGTCAGCCGTTTGACCACCCTGGGCCTGGTGCTGGTGCTGATCCCGGTGATCGTGACCGCCACCATCGGCTGGCACTGGTTTGACGCCGCCACCTATCAGGCTAACTGGAATACCTCCGGCACCACCGACAGCCATGCGGTCATCAAAAGTATCCTGTTGTGCCTGTGGGCGTTTATCGGCGTGGAATCCGCAGCGGTCAGCACCGGCATGGTGAAAAACCCGAAACGCACCGTCCCGCTGGCAACCATGCTCGGCACCGGCCTGGCGGGCATCATCTACATCGCTGCCACCCAGGTGATCAGCGGCATGTTCCCGGCGTCTGAAATGGCCGCCAGCGGCGCGCCATTCGCCATCAGCGCCTCGGCGATTATGGGCAACTGGGCCGCACCGATGGTTTCCGCTTTCACCGCCTTCGCCTGCCTGACGTCACTGGGTTCGTGGATGATGCTGGTCGGCCAGGCCGGGGTACGCGCCGCCAACGACGGCAACTTCCCGAAAGTGTACGGCGAGCTGGATAAAAACGGCATTCCGAAGAAAGGCCTGCTGCTGGCGAGCTGCAAAATGACCGCGCTGATGGTGCTGATCACCCTGATGAGCTCCGCCGGCGGCAAAGCTTCCGACCTGTTCGGCGAACTGACCGGCATCGCGGTGCTGCTGACCATGCTGCCTTACTTCTACTCCTGCGTAGACCTGATCCGCTTCGAAGGGGTCAACGTGCGCAACCTGCTGAGCCTGATCGCTTCGGTGTGCGGCTGCGGCTTCTGCTTCATCGCGCTGATGGGCGCCAACTCATTCGAACTGTCCGGCACCTTTATCATCAGCCTGATTATCCTGATGTTCTACGCCCGGAAAATGAATACCCGCCAGGCTGCCAACGCAGCGGCGGTCGATGAAAACACCACGGCCAAAGCGCACTGA
- the rnhB gene encoding ribonuclease HII — protein sequence MIEPFIYPAATLIAGVDEVGRGPLVGAVVTAAVILDPAQPIVGLADSKKLSEKRRLALYDEIVAKALSWSLGRAEPAEIDQLNILHATMLAMQRAVAGLHIAPDMVLIDGNRCPSLPMRSQAVVKGDSRVAEISAASILAKVTRDREMAELDSEFPDYGFAQHKGYPTALHLERLAALGATEHHRRSFAPVKRALAL from the coding sequence ATGATTGAACCCTTTATCTATCCCGCTGCCACGCTGATTGCCGGTGTGGACGAAGTGGGCCGCGGCCCGTTGGTCGGCGCGGTGGTCACCGCCGCCGTGATCCTCGATCCGGCACAGCCGATCGTCGGGCTGGCGGATTCCAAGAAACTCAGTGAAAAACGCCGCCTGGCGCTGTATGACGAAATCGTCGCCAAGGCGCTATCCTGGAGCCTGGGGCGCGCCGAACCGGCGGAAATCGACCAACTGAACATTTTGCACGCCACCATGTTGGCGATGCAGCGTGCGGTGGCCGGGTTGCATATCGCGCCGGACATGGTTTTAATCGACGGTAACCGTTGCCCGAGCCTGCCGATGCGTTCGCAGGCGGTGGTGAAGGGCGACAGCCGCGTGGCGGAGATCAGCGCAGCGTCCATTCTGGCGAAGGTCACGCGCGATCGCGAAATGGCCGAACTGGACAGCGAGTTCCCGGACTACGGTTTCGCGCAGCATAAAGGCTACCCGACCGCCCTCCACCTGGAGCGGCTGGCCGCGCTGGGCGCCACCGAGCACCACCGCCGCAGCTTCGCGCCGGTGAAAAGGGCGCTGGCGCTGTAG
- a CDS encoding lysine decarboxylase LdcC, which translates to MNIIAIMGPTGVYYKDEPIRELHAALATMGFQLVYPKNSGDLLKLIEANARICGVIFDWDDYSLELCSEINELNEYLPLYAFINTHSTFDVSLHEMRMVLYFFEYGLNAADDIAQRIQQYTAEYIDTITPPLTKALFNYVREGKYTFCTPGHMAGTAFQKSPVGCLFYDFFGANTLKADISISVTELGSLLDHTGPHLEAEEYIARTFNAEQSYLVTNGTSTANKIVGMYSAPAGSTVLIDRNCHKSLCHLLMMSDIVPIYLRPLRNAYGILGGIPQREFTRESIAARVQETQNATWPVHAVITNSTYDGLLYNTDYIKQTLEVPSIHFDSAWVPYTNFHPIYDGKSGMSGERVPGKVIYETQSTHKLLAAFSQASMIHIKGDYDESTFNEAYMMHTTTSPHYGIVASMETAAAMLRGNPGRRLINRSVERALHFRREVQRLREESDSWFFDIWQPEEIDEAQCWPLDPDDNWHGFGQTDRDHMYLDPIKVTILTPGMNELGTLEEEGIPAALVAKYLDERGIVVEKTGPYNLLFLFSIGIDKTKAMSLLRGLTDFKRAYDLNLRVKNMLPDLYAEDPDFYRHMRIQDLAAGIHRLICQHDLPRLMQRAFDVLPEMKLTPHQMFQEQVRGNVETCELNQLVGKVAANMILPYPPGVPLVMPGEMITEESRAVLDFLLMLCSIGERYPGFETDIHGAKLTEDGRYLVKVLKAPQP; encoded by the coding sequence ATGAATATCATCGCCATCATGGGCCCGACGGGCGTCTACTACAAAGATGAGCCGATCCGCGAGCTCCACGCTGCGCTGGCCACCATGGGATTCCAACTGGTGTACCCCAAAAACAGCGGTGACCTGCTGAAGCTGATTGAAGCCAATGCCCGCATCTGCGGGGTGATCTTCGACTGGGACGACTACAGCCTGGAGCTGTGCAGCGAGATCAACGAGCTGAACGAATACCTGCCGCTGTACGCCTTTATCAATACCCACTCCACCTTCGACGTCAGCCTGCATGAAATGCGCATGGTGCTCTATTTCTTCGAGTATGGTCTGAATGCGGCGGACGATATCGCGCAGCGCATCCAGCAGTACACCGCGGAATACATCGACACCATTACGCCGCCGCTGACCAAGGCGCTGTTCAACTATGTGCGCGAAGGGAAGTACACCTTTTGCACGCCGGGCCACATGGCCGGCACCGCGTTTCAAAAAAGCCCGGTGGGCTGCCTGTTCTATGACTTCTTCGGCGCCAATACCCTGAAGGCCGACATCTCGATTTCGGTTACCGAACTCGGTTCGCTGCTGGATCACACCGGGCCGCACCTCGAGGCCGAAGAGTATATCGCGCGCACCTTCAACGCCGAGCAGAGCTATCTGGTCACCAACGGCACCTCCACGGCCAACAAGATCGTCGGCATGTATTCGGCGCCGGCCGGCAGCACGGTGCTGATCGACCGCAACTGCCACAAATCGCTGTGTCACCTGCTGATGATGAGCGATATCGTGCCGATCTATCTGCGCCCGCTGCGCAACGCCTACGGCATCCTCGGCGGCATTCCGCAGCGCGAGTTCACCCGTGAAAGCATCGCCGCTCGGGTGCAGGAGACCCAGAACGCCACCTGGCCGGTGCACGCGGTGATCACCAATTCCACCTATGACGGCCTGCTGTACAACACCGACTACATCAAGCAGACGCTGGAGGTGCCGTCGATCCACTTCGACTCCGCCTGGGTGCCTTATACCAACTTCCATCCGATTTACGACGGCAAAAGCGGCATGAGCGGCGAGCGGGTGCCCGGTAAGGTGATTTACGAAACCCAATCGACGCACAAGCTGCTGGCGGCCTTCTCGCAGGCCTCGATGATTCATATCAAGGGCGACTACGACGAGAGCACCTTCAACGAAGCTTACATGATGCACACCACCACTTCGCCGCACTATGGCATCGTGGCGTCGATGGAAACCGCCGCCGCCATGCTGCGCGGCAATCCGGGGCGCCGCTTGATTAACCGTTCGGTGGAGCGTGCGCTGCATTTTCGCCGCGAAGTGCAGCGGCTGCGCGAGGAGAGCGACAGTTGGTTCTTCGACATTTGGCAACCGGAAGAGATCGATGAGGCGCAATGCTGGCCATTGGATCCGGACGACAACTGGCACGGTTTCGGCCAGACCGATCGCGATCACATGTACCTCGATCCGATCAAGGTAACGATCCTGACGCCGGGCATGAACGAGCTGGGTACGCTGGAGGAGGAGGGGATCCCGGCGGCGTTGGTGGCGAAATACCTCGACGAGCGCGGTATCGTGGTGGAGAAGACCGGGCCGTATAACCTGCTGTTCCTGTTCAGCATCGGCATCGACAAAACCAAGGCGATGAGCCTGCTGCGCGGCCTGACCGACTTCAAGCGCGCCTACGATCTCAACCTGCGGGTGAAGAACATGCTGCCGGATCTGTACGCCGAAGATCCGGATTTCTACCGCCATATGCGCATCCAGGATCTGGCTGCCGGCATTCATCGCCTGATCTGCCAACACGATCTGCCTCGCCTGATGCAGCGGGCGTTCGACGTGTTGCCGGAAATGAAGCTGACGCCGCACCAGATGTTCCAGGAGCAGGTGCGCGGCAACGTGGAAACCTGTGAGCTGAATCAGCTGGTGGGCAAGGTGGCGGCCAATATGATCCTGCCGTATCCGCCGGGCGTACCGCTGGTGATGCCGGGAGAGATGATCACCGAAGAGAGCCGAGCAGTGCTCGATTTTCTGCTGATGCTGTGCTCGATCGGCGAGCGCTACCCCGGTTTTGAAACCGACATCCACGGCGCCAAGCTGACGGAGGACGGGCGCTACCTGGTGAAGGTGTTGAAAGCCCCGCAGCCGTAA